The nucleotide sequence TCGTTAGGATAGTTAATATTCACTTCGGGACTACCGGCATCGGCTCCCGGGTCTACCTTTGTTAGCGGATCTATATTATCATAATCACAAGAAGCAAGTAGTAGCACTAATGAAAATAGACCCAAAAAATATTTATTTATTTTTTTCATTGTCTTATTAATTTAATTGTAACAAAATTTCGTTCATCGGTGTATCTCTATCTACTGCAGTTGCTTCGATAGGTAGTGCATCTAATTGTGCCTGTGGATAAGGAAGATATTCATCGTCGGCTGAAAAGTTTCTTCCATCATAACTTAATTCGCCATATTTATCGTGACGAATCATATCATAATATCTAATACCCCATTCCATAGCCAATTCCGCAAACTTTTCGTCTAAAACCTGCTGGTGGGTTACACCACTCAAGGCTGGCATACCAGCGCGGTCTCTTACTATATTTACAGCCTCATCTGCTGATATAGCTGAACCGTTGGCGCCAAGTGTTATTGCTTCAGCATACATTAAAAGAACTTCAGCATATCGAATTATGATCATATTCTTCCCAGCACTGTAATTATTTCTACCATCTGTAAGTTGAACGGAAGGAAGGTAATGCTTACCACTTGCAAATTTTGCACGTGCATAGTCGTTAATAATATCTCCAGAAGGAGTTGTATTAGAAACAAATTCCGGCACTTCTACCCCATTGGCTTCAAGATCTGCGATTCCTCTATCGGTAAAAAGCACACTTGTTTCCAACCTGGTTTCCTCATTACGATCAATCATAAACTCTATCCATTTGTTGCTAGGCTCATAAAAGCCCCAACCACTCTGTGCATTTTCACGTTCAGGGGTCCAGTTTTGCGGACCAAAGGGTGCGTATAAATGATACAATTCACCACCGGCTTCTGTCCCATAATCCGAATACTGAATTTCAAGTAAACTTTCGTTACTCAATTCTCCAGGTTTTTTGAATAATTGGTAAAAATCTGGGTAAAGAGAAAATTTACCTGAGCTTATAATTGCCCCGGCAGCATCGGCTACCTCCTGGTAGTTTTCTAACTCCTGGTGAGCGAGTGCCTTAATAGCGTAAGCGGTATATTGTGTAACTCCTCCCTGGATATCTGTACGTTCGTTTGGACGTGCGTCTGGCAAGTTCTCGATAGCTGAATCCATCTCGTCTGAAATAAACTGCATTACATCTGCTTTAGAGGAAACACCCTGCTCCAATTCTGCTTCAGGCTGGTTGGAAGTAATGATAAATACATCTTCCCAAACCCTTGCAAGGTTAAAATGAAGGTAAGCTCTTAGCACTTTAATTTCAGCGATATATTGATCGGCTCTTGCTACATCTTCGGCATCAGCGAATTCTTTAAAATTCTCCAGTTGAAGAATTGCAGTATTCATATTAATAATATCATTATAATGTACATTCCAAAGAGAATTGTACATCCAATAATCCTTATTATAAGTGAACATATCTGTATCGGCAAAAGGCTGTTGATCTCCCAATCCACCGGCATTTACATCATCACCTCTTACCCCAAGTAGAAGTGGTTCTTCCCATCCTCTTGTTGCAAATTCGTAATAAGCACCAATTAGTGGCTGGTCCATATTACTGGCATCGGTATAATCAAGATCTCCGGTATTCAACTGTCCTTCCCGTACATCAAGCTTCTCACTACACGAAGTTACTCCTACGCCAAAGACAAGGCACAGCAGTAAAATTTTAATTAAACTATACTTTTTCATAATAATATTTTTAGAATTTTAAGTTAA is from Salegentibacter mishustinae and encodes:
- a CDS encoding RagB/SusD family nutrient uptake outer membrane protein — encoded protein: MKKYSLIKILLLCLVFGVGVTSCSEKLDVREGQLNTGDLDYTDASNMDQPLIGAYYEFATRGWEEPLLLGVRGDDVNAGGLGDQQPFADTDMFTYNKDYWMYNSLWNVHYNDIINMNTAILQLENFKEFADAEDVARADQYIAEIKVLRAYLHFNLARVWEDVFIITSNQPEAELEQGVSSKADVMQFISDEMDSAIENLPDARPNERTDIQGGVTQYTAYAIKALAHQELENYQEVADAAGAIISSGKFSLYPDFYQLFKKPGELSNESLLEIQYSDYGTEAGGELYHLYAPFGPQNWTPERENAQSGWGFYEPSNKWIEFMIDRNEETRLETSVLFTDRGIADLEANGVEVPEFVSNTTPSGDIINDYARAKFASGKHYLPSVQLTDGRNNYSAGKNMIIIRYAEVLLMYAEAITLGANGSAISADEAVNIVRDRAGMPALSGVTHQQVLDEKFAELAMEWGIRYYDMIRHDKYGELSYDGRNFSADDEYLPYPQAQLDALPIEATAVDRDTPMNEILLQLN